A window of the Sporosarcina sp. FSL K6-2383 genome harbors these coding sequences:
- a CDS encoding LuxR C-terminal-related transcriptional regulator produces MRPTWLKAKTIIPIATGGVVERGRLNELLGRRESARITIVRAPAGYGKTTMLSHWSHRFDEPVAWLSIDAVDNDPMRFWEYLIRTVSSAHSSGIDFRLLPLFNSQPQPPMELLVDNFLNELSSMKDDVTIVIDDYHLIENSTIHDMMTRFIDYLPANCKVYISSRTKLPLPLAKWRVKSWLTEIGMKQLCFTYEEAKEFYGQQNLSHVEYDSLQHVLDVTEGWAAGIQLAVLSLSTFGNKGSSLKQFSGNNPFVAEFLLKEILAIQPSSIQNFLISTAILDRLDPVICDALTDRFDSLEVLLELEQLGVFIVRLHTEEPIFRYHPLFVESLKRELKNRNTSDFVSSMYRKAAIIYHEQGNFVSAIELALEGQLYEFADKWIQTITTDLFKSGQVITFNRWVETMLENNYPVHLSTMVMYAFSLAMSHRLLESNQIILNLEELQVVNQWMEKAEYTGVAGDFFGVKAYVLIVGEGDIEQATELFQKRLENRPEETKWDAISILHNRVEPSLLRTIIGARGKLWSDEKMMAFYDLFRHTTFKELNITGYSFGIRAEALYERNRIEEALPELEEAIRFGHLFQDPGLFVPMYLLKSRIYVANERFIAAHALLDYAMEKVKEHHWLNVLHAEKIRFYLQEDSVAQAENEYSKIALTNGQKRESSQPFYTLTHVRLLLAQKQAEEALKLIVQVRVRAIQEEQISTIVETTVLEAICQSVLLNEDAALAALHEAMVQGERYGYIRTFIDEEEVMPLLRKYLKRRQSGISTPWDSVPLSFVKQLLQGDKNNPKKGGAMDALTPREKEVLQLLASGASNRDIASKLFLTEGTVRVYLSNIYGKLGVKSRTQALLLTKE; encoded by the coding sequence GTGCGACCGACTTGGCTTAAGGCGAAGACTATTATACCGATTGCTACTGGGGGAGTGGTAGAAAGAGGCAGGTTAAATGAACTTCTAGGGCGAAGGGAATCGGCAAGAATTACAATCGTTCGTGCACCGGCAGGTTACGGAAAAACGACGATGCTGAGCCATTGGTCACATAGATTCGACGAGCCGGTCGCATGGCTGTCAATAGATGCAGTAGATAATGATCCAATGCGGTTTTGGGAATATTTGATTCGAACTGTCTCCAGCGCGCATTCTAGTGGAATCGACTTCCGTTTGCTACCTCTATTTAATTCTCAGCCCCAACCTCCAATGGAACTATTAGTAGACAACTTTTTAAATGAATTAAGCTCGATGAAAGACGACGTAACGATTGTTATTGACGACTATCATTTAATAGAAAATAGTACTATACATGATATGATGACAAGGTTTATTGATTATTTACCAGCTAATTGTAAAGTGTATATTTCAAGTCGAACAAAATTGCCCCTCCCCCTTGCAAAGTGGCGTGTAAAGTCATGGCTCACGGAAATCGGAATGAAACAGCTATGTTTCACATATGAGGAAGCGAAAGAGTTTTACGGGCAACAAAATCTTTCCCATGTTGAATACGATTCGCTTCAACATGTTTTGGATGTTACCGAAGGGTGGGCAGCTGGAATTCAATTGGCGGTTTTATCGCTATCAACCTTTGGAAATAAGGGAAGTAGTTTAAAACAGTTCAGTGGTAACAATCCTTTTGTAGCGGAATTTCTTTTAAAAGAAATCCTTGCCATCCAGCCCTCGTCGATTCAGAACTTCTTGATAAGTACTGCAATTTTGGATCGGTTAGACCCGGTAATTTGTGATGCTTTAACAGACCGATTTGATAGTTTGGAAGTTTTGCTTGAACTTGAACAACTTGGCGTTTTTATCGTCCGTTTACATACGGAAGAACCTATTTTTCGCTACCATCCTTTGTTTGTTGAATCATTAAAACGAGAATTGAAAAATCGAAATACAAGTGATTTTGTTAGCTCGATGTATCGAAAAGCAGCTATTATTTACCATGAACAAGGGAATTTTGTTTCTGCAATTGAACTGGCGCTTGAGGGGCAGTTGTATGAATTCGCTGATAAGTGGATACAAACTATTACTACGGATCTATTTAAATCAGGACAGGTGATAACATTCAATCGCTGGGTAGAAACTATGCTCGAAAATAACTATCCCGTTCATTTAAGTACGATGGTTATGTATGCTTTTTCATTAGCGATGAGCCACAGGTTATTAGAATCAAATCAGATTATTTTGAACTTGGAAGAGTTGCAAGTAGTCAATCAATGGATGGAAAAAGCTGAATATACAGGTGTTGCGGGCGATTTTTTTGGAGTTAAAGCGTATGTCCTAATTGTGGGGGAAGGTGACATCGAGCAGGCAACGGAGTTATTCCAAAAAAGATTGGAAAATAGACCTGAGGAAACAAAATGGGATGCAATTTCTATTCTGCATAATCGTGTTGAACCCTCACTTCTCCGTACGATTATTGGAGCAAGGGGGAAGCTATGGTCCGATGAAAAAATGATGGCTTTTTACGATTTGTTTCGGCACACGACATTTAAAGAATTGAATATAACCGGATACAGTTTCGGTATTCGAGCGGAGGCGTTATACGAAAGGAATCGAATCGAGGAGGCGTTACCAGAACTGGAGGAAGCAATTCGCTTTGGGCATCTTTTTCAGGATCCAGGGTTATTTGTTCCAATGTATTTATTAAAAAGCCGTATATACGTAGCGAACGAGAGATTTATAGCTGCGCATGCCTTATTGGACTACGCAATGGAAAAGGTGAAGGAGCATCACTGGTTAAATGTACTACATGCAGAGAAAATCCGATTTTATTTGCAGGAAGATAGTGTAGCTCAGGCGGAAAATGAGTATAGTAAAATAGCTTTGACTAATGGCCAAAAGAGGGAGTCGAGTCAGCCATTTTACACTTTGACGCATGTGCGTTTATTGCTTGCCCAAAAGCAAGCCGAAGAGGCCTTGAAATTAATTGTTCAAGTAAGAGTAAGGGCGATACAGGAGGAACAAATTTCGACAATTGTGGAAACGACTGTCCTAGAGGCAATTTGTCAATCTGTTTTATTGAATGAAGATGCAGCATTGGCAGCGTTACATGAGGCTATGGTACAAGGCGAGCGATATGGCTATATAAGAACTTTTATTGATGAAGAGGAAGTAATGCCGTTACTGAGAAAATATTTGAAAAGACGACAAAGTGGTATAAGCACTCCTTGGGATTCCGTACCTTTATCTTTCGTGAAACAATTACTGCAAGGTGATAAAAATAATCCGAAGAAGGGTGGGGCAATGGATGCACTTACACCGCGCGAAAAAGAAGTACTTCAACTGCTTGCCAGTGGGGCTTCAAATCGTGATATCGCGAGTAAACTATTTCTTACAGAGGGAACGGTACGCGTCTACTTATCCAATATTTATGGGAAGTTAGGTGTGAAATCTCGAACCCAAGCTCTTTTGTTAACAAAAGAATGA
- a CDS encoding L-cystine transporter: MNRKKVSFSKRVFTGLGLGIAYGLILHFAYGSDSAILKESMPWFNLIGVGYVKLLQMIVMPLVFISILAAFTKITIGKNFGKMAGMILGMLVGTTAIAAIIGISASLLFGLDASEIVQGEAEAARGASMEERSAGMSGKALPDQLIDLLPANPFLDFTGARPTSTIGVVIFAAFLGFAYLAITRRDEENAATVKKGIDAIYALIMGIVRIVLRLTPYGILAIIARTVATSDFAAIYSLGKFVLASYAALLVMFGIHLIIIALSGLNPITYVKKAGEALIFAFTSRSSAGTLPLTIDAQTKRMGVPDGIANFAGSFGLSIGQNGCAGIYPAMLAVMIAPSVGQNPLEPTFLLTLVAIVAISSFGVAGVGGGATFAAILVLSAMNLPIVLAGLLISVEPLIDMGRTAVNVSGSMTAGVTTARVTGELDTEIYNEPLAKQTAEA; this comes from the coding sequence ATGAACCGCAAAAAAGTTTCATTTTCAAAACGAGTTTTTACAGGACTTGGGCTTGGGATTGCATACGGACTTATTTTGCACTTTGCATACGGATCAGATTCCGCAATATTGAAAGAGTCTATGCCTTGGTTTAACTTAATCGGAGTCGGTTATGTTAAGTTGCTTCAAATGATTGTTATGCCACTCGTTTTCATTTCTATCCTGGCGGCATTTACAAAAATAACAATCGGCAAAAACTTTGGAAAAATGGCTGGTATGATTTTAGGTATGCTAGTTGGTACAACAGCAATTGCAGCCATCATCGGGATTTCGGCATCACTTCTATTTGGACTGGATGCTTCTGAAATTGTGCAAGGAGAAGCAGAAGCTGCGCGTGGAGCTTCGATGGAGGAACGTTCAGCGGGTATGTCTGGAAAGGCGTTACCTGATCAGTTAATCGACTTACTACCTGCCAATCCATTCTTAGATTTCACAGGAGCACGTCCAACATCAACAATTGGAGTCGTTATCTTTGCAGCATTCCTTGGTTTCGCATACTTAGCGATTACAAGAAGGGATGAAGAAAATGCAGCAACTGTGAAAAAGGGAATTGACGCGATTTATGCTTTGATTATGGGTATCGTAAGAATCGTCCTTCGTTTGACACCATACGGAATTCTAGCGATTATCGCACGTACTGTCGCAACATCAGACTTTGCAGCCATCTACAGTTTAGGGAAGTTTGTACTTGCCTCTTATGCAGCACTATTGGTGATGTTCGGTATTCACTTGATCATTATTGCATTATCGGGATTGAACCCAATCACGTACGTGAAAAAAGCGGGAGAAGCTTTGATATTTGCCTTCACATCACGTTCAAGTGCAGGAACATTGCCGTTAACGATTGATGCACAGACAAAGCGTATGGGTGTGCCTGATGGGATTGCCAATTTTGCAGGATCATTCGGGTTATCGATTGGGCAAAACGGTTGTGCGGGAATTTACCCAGCAATGCTTGCGGTCATGATCGCACCATCTGTTGGACAAAATCCGTTAGAACCAACTTTCCTACTGACATTGGTAGCCATTGTAGCGATTAGCTCATTTGGTGTAGCGGGTGTTGGCGGAGGAGCAACATTTGCTGCAATCCTCGTTTTATCTGCCATGAATCTTCCTATTGTGTTAGCAGGTCTATTGATTTCTGTAGAACCATTGATTGACATGGGACGTACAGCAGTAAACGTTAGTGGCTCGATGACAGCAGGAGTTACAACAGCTCGTGTGACAGGGGAACTTGATACAGAAATTTACAATGAACCACTTGCAAAACAAACGGCTGAAGCATAA
- a CDS encoding M15 family metallopeptidase, giving the protein MKKKTKYNYQKKKKGQSKALTITLLISAIIMTGLVAWLGMNDWSVEKSVREFQKAFGLTIIVEENPEPEKEEPDLVEPPEVVTDEEEPEEPVKEPEETTEKAPNTIIEQSPTIDNGGYIEGQKLPAEPTYVKGVLVANKKHPLPSTFAPGEDKTARAAFNQMAAEATLSGFKLTAFSTYREFDYQTTLYERYVARDGKEAADTYSARPGYSEHQTGLAFDIGEVNFEKHWASSSFGETEAGKWVAANAHRFGFILRYPMGKESVTGYMHESWHFRFVGIEIATDIFERSITLEEYLGI; this is encoded by the coding sequence ATGAAAAAGAAAACGAAATATAATTATCAAAAGAAGAAAAAAGGGCAAAGTAAGGCTCTGACAATTACGCTACTCATTTCAGCTATTATCATGACGGGACTCGTCGCTTGGCTCGGCATGAATGACTGGAGTGTGGAAAAGAGCGTGAGGGAGTTTCAAAAAGCTTTTGGGCTGACAATTATTGTAGAAGAAAATCCTGAACCCGAAAAAGAAGAACCGGATTTGGTTGAGCCACCTGAAGTTGTAACTGACGAGGAGGAGCCTGAGGAGCCGGTAAAGGAACCTGAAGAAACTACTGAGAAGGCACCTAATACGATTATAGAGCAGAGTCCAACTATCGATAACGGCGGCTATATTGAAGGACAAAAACTACCTGCGGAGCCGACATATGTAAAAGGAGTTTTGGTTGCTAATAAGAAGCACCCTCTACCTTCAACATTTGCACCTGGTGAAGACAAGACGGCGCGTGCGGCGTTTAATCAGATGGCGGCAGAAGCTACACTGTCCGGCTTTAAACTTACAGCTTTTAGCACATATCGAGAATTCGACTATCAGACGACACTTTACGAACGATATGTCGCACGTGACGGTAAAGAAGCAGCTGATACATATAGTGCCCGTCCAGGCTATTCCGAACACCAAACGGGACTGGCCTTTGATATTGGTGAAGTGAACTTTGAGAAGCATTGGGCTTCGTCATCCTTTGGGGAGACAGAAGCGGGCAAATGGGTAGCGGCAAATGCTCATCGCTTTGGCTTCATCTTGCGCTATCCAATGGGAAAAGAATCTGTGACAGGCTATATGCATGAATCATGGCATTTTCGTTTTGTCGGCATTGAAATAGCAACCGATATTTTTGAACGAAGTATTACATTGGAAGAATATCTTGGAATCTGA
- a CDS encoding MFS transporter, with protein sequence MNNQRWLSISFLAFFFTWGVFLPYWTGWLTIEKGLSVTSASVIMGAGMIARALSTFLIFPYMTQRISLIRTIRWLSFVALILALLYLPNSSFSVLLIITMLFSAIYPMILPAVESGASILIKTDRIHYGKSRSFGSFAYTIALLLIGAATAIWSEQAILYMMIAGLAAATLFFMRPAPAALQVNPVKTDKKDRSIDIKALFTSKGFAVVLLLVILLQGAHASYYNFGFIFLDDLGVNGFYIGVILNVAVLFEILFFTQADKWLANMRVSTMFLIAGIGSTVRWLAISLFPLTSVFIGSQLLHAASFGVAHFAFIKFISEKLPNHQIAAAQGMYAAFAMSLSTAILTFPGGYLYDISPRLAFLGMIVCSVPAIIIVFMTRKKYAY encoded by the coding sequence ATGAATAACCAACGATGGCTATCAATAAGCTTTCTCGCTTTTTTCTTTACATGGGGTGTGTTCCTTCCCTATTGGACCGGTTGGTTAACCATTGAAAAAGGATTATCTGTCACTTCGGCAAGTGTAATCATGGGGGCAGGTATGATTGCACGTGCACTGTCTACTTTTCTTATTTTCCCATACATGACACAAAGAATATCACTCATCCGAACGATAAGATGGCTGTCCTTTGTAGCGCTTATTTTAGCACTTCTTTACTTACCGAATTCATCCTTCAGTGTTTTGCTAATCATTACAATGCTCTTCAGCGCCATCTATCCAATGATTTTACCTGCGGTGGAAAGCGGTGCTTCCATACTAATAAAAACAGATCGAATCCATTATGGTAAAAGCCGATCATTCGGCTCTTTCGCCTATACCATTGCCTTGCTACTCATAGGGGCTGCTACGGCTATTTGGTCTGAGCAGGCCATTCTATACATGATGATTGCTGGATTGGCTGCTGCCACACTGTTCTTTATGCGTCCCGCACCAGCAGCTTTGCAAGTAAACCCAGTGAAAACGGACAAAAAAGATCGCTCCATCGATATCAAGGCTCTCTTTACATCAAAAGGTTTCGCTGTCGTTTTACTTCTCGTCATTTTATTACAAGGTGCACACGCCTCCTATTATAACTTTGGCTTCATCTTTCTAGATGATCTTGGCGTAAACGGATTTTACATAGGTGTCATTTTGAATGTTGCGGTGCTATTTGAAATTTTGTTTTTCACACAAGCTGACAAATGGCTCGCCAATATGCGCGTTTCTACGATGTTCCTAATTGCCGGAATTGGCTCTACAGTCAGATGGCTCGCCATTTCCTTATTCCCGCTCACATCTGTTTTCATCGGGAGTCAACTTTTACACGCAGCATCTTTCGGCGTGGCCCATTTCGCATTTATTAAATTCATTTCAGAAAAACTGCCAAACCATCAAATTGCGGCTGCACAAGGCATGTATGCTGCATTTGCGATGAGTCTGAGTACCGCTATTCTTACATTCCCTGGTGGTTACTTATATGATATCTCTCCAAGGCTGGCGTTCCTTGGCATGATTGTTTGCTCAGTCCCAGCCATTATCATTGTCTTCATGACCCGAAAAAAATACGCTTATTAA
- a CDS encoding MFS transporter: MEEVLKLKKATYHLWTFTSSKLISSFGAQVYAFAVSFYILQLTGSATSFAVNLICNLLPRTLVAPFAGYVADNYSRKAIVIMAQIASTLAIGGLLAVSLISGLSLVAIYTTTVVLAIASSFSGIAFSSSITGLVDEKRIQKAMSLNQMSISFAAIGSPALGGLLYGTVSMPVFLVMYMAASIIGVILESTMNFKLFAKRKEVVDGEAKESVIQSMKAGLSYLKLQPVLMTIIWISLFINFLFGSFQVGYSFILIEKLKIEPQHFGLTEGAFAVGMLLLSIYLSMRKEVKYPLLVSKRGILIFGILIASIGLPLILPMQYGVMFAYYAIVMFGFGTTLIIVNTPMQVMMQKMIDDDYKGRVFSIIETMAMALMPLGVVIFGFLYDIFPAQWILIISSLLLIGVVLVLARPSVVRKAHPELGGAEELKAKAI, encoded by the coding sequence ATGGAAGAAGTTTTGAAGCTTAAAAAGGCGACGTATCATTTATGGACATTCACGAGTAGCAAGCTTATTTCATCGTTCGGCGCGCAGGTGTATGCCTTTGCCGTTAGTTTTTATATTTTACAATTGACGGGATCTGCCACGAGTTTTGCGGTGAATCTAATTTGTAACTTATTGCCGAGGACGCTCGTTGCTCCATTTGCTGGTTATGTCGCAGATAATTATTCGAGAAAGGCAATTGTCATTATGGCACAAATTGCCTCGACGTTAGCCATAGGAGGACTATTGGCAGTGAGTTTGATTTCCGGCTTGTCACTGGTAGCAATTTATACGACAACCGTTGTGTTAGCGATTGCCTCATCTTTTTCAGGTATAGCATTTAGTTCTTCGATTACGGGGTTGGTCGATGAAAAACGCATTCAAAAAGCGATGTCATTAAATCAGATGTCTATTTCATTCGCGGCAATTGGCAGCCCGGCGTTAGGTGGGCTACTATACGGAACGGTTTCAATGCCGGTTTTTCTGGTGATGTATATGGCAGCTTCAATCATCGGGGTCATTCTGGAATCGACTATGAATTTTAAGTTGTTCGCAAAGCGTAAAGAAGTAGTGGATGGGGAAGCGAAGGAGTCGGTCATCCAAAGTATGAAAGCGGGATTGTCTTACCTTAAGTTACAACCAGTTCTCATGACAATCATTTGGATTTCGTTGTTCATTAACTTCTTGTTTGGTTCGTTCCAAGTCGGTTATTCCTTTATCCTTATTGAAAAATTGAAAATAGAACCACAGCATTTTGGATTAACAGAAGGGGCATTTGCGGTAGGAATGTTGTTGTTGTCCATCTATTTATCAATGCGAAAAGAAGTGAAGTATCCATTGCTCGTTTCGAAACGCGGTATTCTCATATTTGGTATTTTGATAGCTAGTATTGGCTTGCCACTCATACTACCGATGCAGTATGGCGTCATGTTTGCTTACTATGCTATCGTTATGTTTGGTTTTGGAACAACGTTAATAATAGTCAATACCCCGATGCAAGTCATGATGCAAAAAATGATTGACGATGATTACAAAGGACGTGTGTTTTCAATCATCGAAACGATGGCGATGGCATTGATGCCTTTAGGTGTTGTCATCTTTGGATTCTTGTATGATATTTTCCCAGCCCAATGGATTCTTATCATTTCTAGTCTGTTACTAATTGGGGTTGTTCTTGTACTGGCAAGGCCATCTGTTGTGCGCAAAGCGCACCCAGAACTTGGTGGGGCGGAAGAATTGAAGGCGAAAGCGATATAG
- a CDS encoding ABC transporter permease, which yields MLGEQLYNRIRKSRNTFLIFATMIILFYSGISFTFVIPGLKGFNLFSVVLTLLMYFIAVNIFVGLFKDRIWFIFMICLILTSLGMGWRLWLEWGEYSLVEHTSLAVYIGYPSVSAIIITIFYIIGNSIFGKNVNFSLK from the coding sequence TTGTTAGGAGAACAGTTGTATAACCGGATAAGGAAATCACGAAATACATTTTTGATATTCGCCACTATGATCATCCTTTTCTATTCTGGAATATCATTTACGTTTGTAATTCCAGGACTGAAAGGGTTTAATTTGTTCTCTGTGGTTTTGACATTATTAATGTATTTCATTGCGGTAAATATATTTGTAGGCTTATTTAAAGATAGAATATGGTTTATTTTTATGATCTGTTTAATTTTAACTAGCCTAGGAATGGGTTGGCGTTTGTGGCTTGAATGGGGAGAATATAGTTTAGTTGAACATACGAGTCTGGCGGTTTATATCGGTTATCCAAGTGTTAGTGCTATCATTATTACAATATTTTATATCATCGGCAATTCTATATTTGGAAAGAATGTCAACTTTTCATTAAAATAA
- the cls gene encoding cardiolipin synthase: MTQLISLAVTATLILNIFLAIALIFLERRDPTSTWAWLLVLFFIPIFGFFIYLLLGRQLREKHLFRWEGRSKIGIEKLIDYQIEAIEEDTLEFRLDDTAHYQDMIYLHLRNNHAVLTQDNDVQVFNDGEAKFEALIHDLEHAKDHIHFQYYILRLDHLGKRILDVLVRKAKQGVKVRVLFDDIGSRGLHKRHLRELTDHGGEVEAFFPATLPLINPRLNYRNHRKIVVIDGRIGYVGGFNVGDEYLGLNSKFGYWRDTHLRIEGSALHPLQTRFILDWNQASDKHDIEYAERYFPAIPRKGSVGMQIVSSGPDEEWEQIKDGYLKMIFIAKKYIYIQTPYFIPDISFLDALRIACLSGVDVRIMIPNKPDHMFVYWATYSNIGKLLKAGAKVYIYENGFLHTKQIVVDDELSTVGTANIDVRSFKLNFEINAFIYDREKSHELAELFEQDIQLSTELTYEAYLQRSRMIKIKESISRLLSPIL; encoded by the coding sequence ATGACACAATTAATCAGCCTGGCAGTGACAGCCACTCTTATTTTGAATATATTTCTGGCAATTGCACTTATTTTTTTGGAACGAAGGGACCCAACCTCTACATGGGCATGGCTCCTTGTGTTATTTTTCATCCCTATATTTGGTTTCTTCATTTACCTATTACTGGGTAGACAATTACGTGAAAAGCATCTTTTCCGTTGGGAAGGTCGCAGTAAAATCGGTATCGAAAAATTGATTGATTACCAAATTGAGGCGATTGAAGAGGATACACTTGAGTTTAGGCTTGATGATACAGCTCATTATCAAGATATGATTTACCTTCACCTGCGAAACAATCATGCTGTTTTAACGCAAGACAATGACGTTCAAGTTTTCAACGATGGGGAAGCAAAATTCGAGGCGCTCATCCATGATTTAGAGCACGCCAAAGATCATATCCATTTTCAATATTATATTTTGCGCCTCGATCACTTAGGGAAAAGAATATTAGATGTGCTAGTTCGTAAGGCGAAGCAGGGTGTAAAAGTGCGCGTACTCTTCGATGATATTGGATCTCGCGGACTCCATAAAAGACATTTGCGAGAATTGACGGATCACGGTGGAGAGGTTGAAGCCTTCTTCCCAGCTACCCTACCTCTTATTAACCCACGTTTAAATTATCGGAACCATCGAAAAATCGTTGTCATTGACGGACGAATCGGCTATGTAGGCGGCTTCAATGTCGGAGATGAATACCTCGGCTTGAATAGTAAATTTGGCTATTGGCGTGATACACATCTTCGTATTGAAGGAAGCGCATTACATCCACTTCAAACGCGATTTATTTTAGACTGGAACCAAGCATCAGATAAGCATGATATTGAATATGCAGAACGTTATTTCCCTGCAATTCCCCGAAAAGGTTCTGTCGGTATGCAAATTGTTTCCAGTGGCCCCGATGAGGAATGGGAACAAATTAAAGATGGGTATTTGAAGATGATTTTTATCGCAAAAAAGTATATTTATATTCAAACACCTTATTTCATACCAGATATTAGCTTCCTTGATGCATTGCGAATTGCTTGTTTGTCGGGCGTTGATGTAAGAATTATGATTCCGAATAAACCTGATCATATGTTCGTTTATTGGGCTACTTATTCAAATATCGGCAAGCTGTTAAAGGCTGGCGCCAAAGTGTATATTTACGAAAATGGTTTCCTGCATACGAAGCAAATCGTCGTCGATGATGAGCTTTCCACTGTTGGTACGGCTAATATTGACGTACGTAGTTTCAAGCTAAATTTTGAAATAAATGCCTTCATCTATGATCGCGAAAAATCGCATGAGCTCGCTGAATTATTCGAGCAGGATATTCAACTTTCAACTGAATTGACATACGAAGCGTATTTACAACGTTCACGCATGATTAAAATTAAGGAATCCATTTCCCGCTTATTATCACCTATTTTATAA
- a CDS encoding helix-turn-helix transcriptional regulator — translation MIITEVCHIETLGERIRKLRKQQQLTLEALAGKQLTKGMLSLIENNKANPSMESLTYIAERLGVEVSELLEEVSMQELRDLLEEAEKLYNTEFDVLTDEYSQLITLVEPYTEKLVQGYEAARLLEMYSRCLYHEKKEAWREPSNRAAQIYEQMKITPRSASIGIFRAMVKFTEHHYDEALAILLQERSEIEANNAFIDPMTRLDLDYTEAILHFAVGDSESAIQVMENAIVFSKEEQVFYRIDHLYRLAAAHAMMKQNDSDYAYYIKKLTQYGDFTDDRDALFFVKFSKAHYLNSFKKSFKEAHLLLNSLLEKGDYPKEFDSFLNLEKGISLFGLQDFEHALVSLEKVTIADYIHHPFDLSSLYQKDAYRALCHKELGNPVEALRLIDIAIKNISVMPHTPYKDFIMETYDLITT, via the coding sequence TTGATAATTACGGAGGTGTGCCACATCGAAACGTTAGGTGAGCGTATACGGAAATTGAGAAAACAGCAGCAACTAACACTCGAAGCGTTAGCAGGGAAACAGCTGACAAAAGGGATGCTAAGTCTAATTGAAAACAACAAGGCTAATCCTTCGATGGAAAGCCTGACTTATATAGCAGAAAGACTCGGCGTTGAAGTTTCAGAGCTACTAGAAGAAGTGAGTATGCAGGAATTAAGGGACTTGTTGGAGGAGGCGGAGAAACTGTATAATACCGAGTTTGATGTATTAACAGATGAATATAGCCAACTCATTACGTTAGTTGAACCATATACAGAAAAGTTGGTGCAAGGGTATGAAGCCGCACGTTTATTGGAAATGTATAGCCGCTGCCTTTACCATGAAAAAAAAGAGGCTTGGCGAGAGCCTTCTAACAGGGCTGCACAAATCTATGAGCAGATGAAAATTACTCCAAGAAGCGCCAGTATCGGCATATTCCGAGCTATGGTCAAATTTACAGAGCATCACTATGACGAGGCACTAGCTATTCTTCTCCAAGAACGTTCTGAAATCGAAGCGAACAACGCATTCATCGATCCGATGACACGACTTGATTTGGACTATACTGAAGCAATTCTCCACTTTGCCGTAGGTGATTCTGAATCTGCAATCCAGGTCATGGAAAATGCCATTGTGTTCTCTAAAGAGGAACAGGTATTTTATCGTATTGACCACTTGTACAGACTCGCAGCTGCGCATGCAATGATGAAGCAGAATGATAGCGACTATGCCTATTACATTAAGAAACTAACCCAATACGGCGACTTTACAGATGATAGAGACGCACTCTTTTTCGTCAAATTTTCGAAGGCACATTATTTAAATTCATTTAAAAAATCATTTAAAGAAGCCCATCTGCTATTAAATTCACTCTTAGAAAAAGGTGATTATCCTAAGGAGTTTGATTCATTTCTCAATCTAGAAAAAGGGATCTCTCTCTTCGGACTTCAAGACTTTGAACATGCACTCGTATCCCTCGAAAAAGTTACAATCGCGGATTATATCCATCACCCGTTCGACCTATCCTCACTTTATCAAAAGGATGCGTACCGAGCACTTTGCCACAAGGAACTCGGTAACCCAGTTGAAGCGTTACGTCTCATTGACATTGCGATAAAAAATATTTCAGTTATGCCACACACCCCTTACAAGGACTTCATCATGGAGACATACGATTTGATCACAACCTAA